A section of the Polyangium spumosum genome encodes:
- a CDS encoding sugar ABC transporter ATP-binding protein: MAEPAPSIAPVVRMEHITKRFGRATVLDGVSLELRAGEVHALLGENGAGKSTLLKILAGVYTDHGGTIFMGGEPVRPRSPAHALALGIAVIHQELSLLPALSIAENLFVERPLGRFGLIDRGKERARARAVLAEVGLDLDPDLLVERLSLPERQLVEIARALGRGARVLIMDEPTSALAGPAIEKLFELIRGLQARGVAVVYVSHRMEEIERIADRLTVLRDGRVVGAARVSEVPLVQVITWMLGPRGAASGAAPAPPSPSPRAEILAVEALSVDPATGGRPLVDRVSFAVFAGEIVGLFGLSGAGASELLLGLSGALGSGRARAKEIRLSGVPVRMGSPREARALGVAFVPADRKTMGLVPGMTSEHNGTMVKLPALSPLGLLRPGRERRAALAMATDVGLRPEALAMDVATLSGGNQQKVVLGKWLLEGPRVLLCDEPTRGVDVGAKAEIHARIRALAASGAAVVVAGSDAREIAELADRVLVLRRGRIVAEIARPEASPAALLALAMGHDEAHA; this comes from the coding sequence ATGGCCGAGCCCGCTCCCTCCATCGCCCCGGTCGTCCGCATGGAGCACATCACCAAGCGGTTCGGCCGGGCGACCGTCCTCGACGGCGTCTCGCTGGAGCTCCGCGCCGGCGAGGTGCACGCGTTGCTCGGGGAAAATGGCGCGGGCAAGAGCACGCTGCTCAAGATCCTCGCCGGCGTGTACACGGACCACGGGGGCACGATTTTCATGGGCGGCGAGCCCGTCCGTCCCCGCTCGCCGGCGCACGCGCTTGCGCTCGGGATCGCCGTCATTCACCAGGAGCTCTCGCTCCTGCCGGCGCTCTCCATTGCGGAGAACCTCTTCGTCGAGCGGCCCCTCGGTCGATTTGGCCTCATCGATCGCGGCAAAGAGCGGGCTCGCGCGCGGGCGGTGCTCGCCGAGGTGGGCCTCGATCTCGACCCGGATCTGCTCGTCGAGCGCCTCTCGCTCCCCGAGCGCCAGCTCGTCGAGATCGCGCGGGCCCTCGGCCGCGGCGCGCGTGTGCTCATCATGGACGAGCCCACGAGCGCGCTCGCCGGCCCCGCGATTGAAAAGCTCTTCGAGCTGATTCGCGGATTGCAGGCGCGTGGCGTCGCCGTCGTGTACGTCTCGCATCGCATGGAGGAGATCGAGCGGATCGCCGACAGGCTCACTGTGCTGCGGGACGGCCGCGTCGTGGGTGCTGCGCGGGTGAGCGAGGTCCCGCTCGTGCAGGTCATCACGTGGATGCTCGGGCCTCGCGGCGCCGCGTCCGGAGCCGCGCCGGCCCCGCCATCGCCTTCCCCCCGCGCGGAGATCCTCGCGGTCGAGGCGCTCTCCGTCGATCCGGCCACCGGCGGCAGGCCGCTCGTCGACCGCGTCTCGTTTGCCGTATTCGCCGGGGAAATCGTGGGGCTCTTTGGGCTCTCCGGGGCGGGCGCGAGTGAGCTCCTGCTCGGGCTCTCCGGGGCGCTTGGTTCGGGCCGCGCGCGGGCCAAGGAAATCCGCCTGTCCGGCGTGCCCGTTCGAATGGGATCCCCGCGCGAGGCGAGGGCGCTCGGCGTCGCGTTCGTCCCTGCAGATCGCAAGACCATGGGCCTCGTCCCCGGCATGACCTCCGAGCACAATGGTACAATGGTAAAACTCCCGGCGCTCTCGCCGCTCGGGCTGCTCCGCCCCGGGCGCGAGCGGCGCGCGGCCCTCGCCATGGCGACCGACGTTGGGCTCCGGCCCGAGGCGCTCGCCATGGATGTGGCCACGCTCTCGGGCGGCAATCAGCAGAAGGTCGTGCTCGGCAAATGGCTGCTCGAAGGGCCCCGCGTGCTCCTTTGCGACGAGCCCACGCGTGGGGTCGACGTCGGCGCCAAGGCCGAGATCCACGCCCGGATCCGCGCGCTCGCCGCCTCCGGCGCGGCCGTCGTCGTCGCGGGCTCCGACGCGCGCGAGATCGCCGAGCTCGCAGATCGTGTCCTCGTGCTCCGACGAGGCCGGATCGTCGCCGAGATCGCGCGGCCCGAAGCGAGCCCGGCCGCGCTGCTCGCCCTCGCCATGGGCCACGACGAGGCGCACGCGTGA
- a CDS encoding substrate-binding domain-containing protein has protein sequence MLRNTLGFTRRGFLLGLLVLACACKGESKGGAAAGEGGKGGKLVIGMSQCNLGEPWRVQMNADIAAAAKEHPEIELIFKDAQNDTLKQRAHVEELVAQKVDVLLVSPKEAQPLTEPVGKAFDAGIPVIVLDRAVLGERYTTFIGADNKKIGRAAGEWVKKVLGGKGKVVELKGLMTSTPGQDRSAGFREGIAGSEIEIAFEADMKWLEPEARKEMDSALARLSKIDLVYAHNDPGAHGAYLAARAAGREKEMKFVGIDALPHEGVSYVEQGILDATFQYPTGGREAVETALRIRKGEAVPKRITLGSRRFTKEDGKKGGEVIE, from the coding sequence ATGCTGCGAAATACGCTTGGATTCACGCGCCGCGGTTTTCTCCTCGGCCTGCTCGTCCTCGCTTGCGCCTGCAAGGGTGAATCGAAGGGCGGCGCGGCCGCGGGGGAGGGGGGCAAAGGCGGCAAGCTCGTGATCGGGATGTCGCAATGCAACCTCGGCGAGCCCTGGCGCGTGCAGATGAACGCCGACATCGCCGCCGCGGCGAAGGAGCACCCCGAGATCGAGCTGATCTTCAAGGACGCGCAGAACGACACCTTGAAGCAACGCGCGCACGTCGAGGAGCTCGTCGCGCAAAAGGTCGACGTCCTGCTCGTGAGCCCCAAGGAGGCCCAGCCGCTCACCGAGCCGGTGGGAAAGGCATTCGACGCGGGCATTCCGGTCATCGTGCTCGATCGGGCCGTGCTCGGGGAGCGGTATACGACGTTCATCGGGGCCGACAACAAGAAGATCGGGCGCGCCGCGGGGGAATGGGTGAAGAAGGTGCTCGGCGGCAAGGGCAAGGTCGTCGAGCTGAAGGGGCTCATGACCTCGACGCCGGGGCAGGATCGGAGCGCGGGGTTCCGGGAGGGGATCGCGGGCAGCGAGATCGAGATCGCGTTCGAGGCCGACATGAAATGGCTCGAGCCCGAGGCGCGCAAGGAGATGGATTCGGCGCTCGCGCGGCTGTCGAAGATCGATCTGGTGTACGCGCACAACGATCCGGGCGCGCACGGCGCATATCTCGCGGCGAGGGCGGCCGGGCGCGAGAAGGAGATGAAGTTCGTCGGGATCGACGCATTGCCCCACGAGGGGGTGAGTTACGTCGAGCAGGGGATCCTGGACGCGACGTTCCAGTATCCGACGGGCGGGCGGGAGGCGGTGGAGACGGCCCTGCGAATCCGGAAGGGCGAGGCGGTGCCGAAGCGGATCACGCTCGGGTCGCGGCGGTTCACGAAGGAGGATGGGAAGAAGGGCGGGGAGGTCATCGAATAA
- a CDS encoding RloB family protein, with amino-acid sequence MGLVQRTIGARSAQLYVVATEDTHAAAQYLHALQENNLVDRSRVRIIVLPTDEGRGAPTHLLERLTEYRSGLDRCLDEDEFWAVFDVDHHRSKELSDFAMRARQKGFDIAGSNPCFELWLLLHETEDTSAVVTHAEDARAATLCEKELRRVLGQYNKKGIDTSRISRETVATAVARSAAMDDGAPWPSQVGTHVHRLVKRLPPPAVHAPSSP; translated from the coding sequence ATGGGCCTCGTTCAACGCACCATCGGGGCGCGCAGCGCGCAGCTCTACGTCGTCGCGACGGAAGATACGCATGCTGCCGCTCAATACCTCCACGCGCTCCAGGAAAACAACCTCGTCGACCGATCGCGCGTGCGTATCATCGTGCTCCCCACCGACGAGGGACGTGGCGCGCCCACGCATCTGCTCGAACGGCTGACCGAGTATCGCAGCGGGCTCGATCGGTGCCTCGACGAGGACGAGTTCTGGGCTGTCTTCGACGTCGATCACCATCGGAGCAAGGAGCTCTCTGATTTCGCGATGCGCGCCAGACAAAAAGGCTTCGATATCGCCGGTAGCAATCCGTGCTTCGAGCTCTGGCTACTCCTGCACGAAACCGAGGACACGTCGGCGGTCGTTACACACGCGGAGGATGCGCGAGCCGCCACGCTGTGTGAAAAGGAGCTGCGGCGTGTACTCGGACAATACAACAAGAAGGGCATCGACACGTCGCGAATTTCGCGCGAGACGGTCGCTACGGCGGTCGCCCGTAGTGCAGCGATGGATGACGGGGCGCCATGGCCCAGCCAGGTCGGCACGCACGTACATCGCCTCGTGAAGCGCCTCCCACCCCCCGCTGTTCACGCTCCCTCGTCGCCCTGA
- a CDS encoding alpha/beta hydrolase: MSNQGLAELITYLRANAPTSTTPADMRAWFVSMMRVTPPPAEARLEPSACDVPASWITPPGVDPGRVLLYLHGGGYIIGSPETHLETIFRLAQASGARALAVDYRLAPEHAWPACREDAVAAYRWLLAQGVAPSRVAIAGDSAGGGLTLSTLLALRDAGLPLPACAAFLSPWVDFTLSGPSSKTNGAQDPLVDPSNLALMAGAVLQGNDPAKSSPLFAELGGLPPLFVQVGTAEVLLDDSHRLVDRVKAAGGEAVLDAWQHMIHGFQAFPTFLPEAIGATARAGEFLRSKLA; this comes from the coding sequence ATGTCGAACCAAGGTCTCGCCGAGCTCATCACCTATCTTCGAGCCAATGCCCCCACGAGCACCACGCCCGCCGATATGCGCGCCTGGTTCGTGTCGATGATGCGTGTCACGCCCCCGCCTGCCGAGGCGCGCCTCGAGCCGTCCGCGTGTGACGTGCCCGCCTCGTGGATCACGCCGCCGGGCGTGGATCCGGGCCGCGTGCTCCTGTACCTGCACGGCGGCGGTTACATCATCGGCTCGCCCGAGACACACCTCGAGACGATCTTCCGGCTGGCGCAGGCCTCCGGCGCGCGCGCGCTCGCCGTCGATTATCGCCTCGCGCCCGAGCACGCCTGGCCGGCCTGCCGCGAGGACGCCGTGGCCGCGTATCGGTGGCTCCTCGCGCAGGGCGTCGCGCCTTCCCGCGTCGCAATCGCCGGCGATTCGGCGGGCGGCGGCCTCACGCTCTCCACGCTCCTCGCGCTGCGCGACGCCGGCCTGCCGCTGCCTGCCTGCGCGGCCTTCCTCTCGCCGTGGGTCGATTTCACCCTCTCCGGGCCGTCCAGCAAGACGAACGGCGCGCAGGATCCCCTCGTCGATCCGAGCAACCTGGCCCTGATGGCCGGCGCCGTCCTCCAGGGTAACGATCCGGCGAAGAGCTCGCCGCTCTTCGCGGAGCTCGGCGGATTGCCGCCCCTCTTCGTGCAGGTGGGCACGGCCGAGGTGCTGCTCGACGATTCGCACAGGCTCGTCGACCGGGTGAAGGCCGCGGGCGGCGAGGCCGTGCTCGACGCGTGGCAACACATGATCCACGGCTTCCAGGCGTTCCCGACGTTCCTGCCGGAGGCGATCGGGGCGACGGCCCGCGCGGGGGAGTTCCTCCGGTCGAAGCTCGCGTGA
- a CDS encoding siderophore-interacting protein: MNREDTPFDLVRHPLKVRRLTVARVRDLSPRMRRITLGGPELEGFVSLAPEDHVKLLFPAEGQSEPVLPVVDERGEIRPPPGARPIARDYTVRARHVDTIDVDFLLHAHGVASSWAARATPGDVLGLAGPRGSRLLRLQPAWQLFVGDETALPEMTRRIEETPPAVRNFVVALVEDTKDQAAWPELVRAGVETRWVYRADAGGAGEITKRLVDIVRAAELPETGEGFAWLAGEASETAAVMRLLVRELGWARGRVHASGHWKRGVIAHDHHEPLG, encoded by the coding sequence ATGAACCGTGAAGACACACCCTTCGACCTCGTTCGTCACCCCCTGAAGGTCCGCCGTTTGACCGTCGCCCGCGTCCGTGATCTCTCGCCGCGCATGCGCCGCATCACGCTCGGCGGCCCCGAGCTCGAGGGCTTCGTGTCCCTCGCGCCCGAGGACCACGTGAAGCTCTTGTTCCCCGCCGAGGGACAGTCCGAGCCCGTCTTGCCCGTCGTCGACGAGCGCGGCGAGATTCGACCGCCGCCGGGCGCGCGTCCGATCGCGCGTGATTACACCGTCCGGGCGCGGCACGTGGATACCATCGACGTCGATTTCTTGTTGCATGCGCATGGCGTCGCCTCTTCCTGGGCGGCGCGCGCGACGCCGGGGGACGTGCTCGGCCTCGCCGGGCCGCGTGGATCACGCCTGCTCCGATTGCAGCCGGCGTGGCAGCTCTTCGTCGGCGACGAGACGGCGCTGCCGGAGATGACACGTCGTATCGAGGAGACGCCGCCGGCCGTGCGCAATTTCGTGGTGGCGCTCGTGGAGGACACGAAGGATCAGGCCGCGTGGCCCGAGCTTGTCCGGGCGGGCGTGGAGACCCGCTGGGTCTATCGCGCGGACGCGGGCGGAGCCGGGGAGATAACGAAGCGGCTCGTGGATATCGTGCGCGCGGCCGAGCTACCCGAAACAGGGGAGGGTTTCGCCTGGCTCGCGGGCGAGGCCTCCGAGACCGCCGCGGTGATGCGCTTGCTCGTGCGCGAGCTCGGCTGGGCGCGCGGACGCGTGCACGCCTCGGGGCACTGGAAGCGCGGGGTCATCGCGCACGATCACCACGAGCCGCTCGGCTGA
- a CDS encoding ABC transporter permease subunit produces MINKEQSLEAPAARPSGKNAQWTRSTLARALFSLALVLALGVVFPAEGAFFRLGTHQGAWRQASVVGILACGLLPVILAGGIDLSVGSVLGLSAVVAAKLSIHEGAPAWLSVFCVLAIGATCGAASGAVVAFARVQPFVATLAMMVFARGLAKTASGGTKVATAVPGPDGALHYVDVPPLFRALDAQVFGGDVAAVTLVFLAIAVVVGFFCARHRIGRYWYAVGGNEEAARLSGVPVRATKILAYVISGLCAAAAGICQAAQEQQGDPEAGVTYELTAIAMVVIGGTSLKGGRGGMGLTLLGILTIGYLDKILSINAVPEASRLMLTGAIVIVAAVAQKNS; encoded by the coding sequence GTGATCAACAAAGAACAATCCCTCGAAGCCCCCGCGGCGCGTCCCTCCGGAAAAAATGCGCAATGGACGCGCTCCACCCTCGCGCGTGCCCTCTTCTCGCTCGCCCTCGTCCTCGCCCTCGGCGTCGTTTTCCCTGCCGAGGGCGCCTTCTTTCGCCTCGGCACCCACCAGGGCGCTTGGCGACAGGCCTCGGTCGTCGGCATCCTCGCGTGTGGCCTGCTCCCCGTCATCCTCGCGGGTGGGATCGACCTCTCCGTCGGCAGCGTCCTCGGCCTCTCGGCCGTCGTCGCGGCGAAACTCAGCATTCACGAAGGCGCCCCCGCCTGGCTCTCCGTCTTTTGCGTGCTCGCCATCGGCGCCACGTGTGGGGCCGCCTCGGGCGCGGTCGTCGCGTTTGCGCGTGTGCAGCCCTTCGTCGCCACGCTCGCGATGATGGTCTTCGCGCGGGGCCTCGCGAAGACGGCGAGCGGCGGAACCAAGGTCGCGACGGCCGTGCCCGGCCCCGACGGCGCGCTCCATTATGTCGACGTCCCGCCGCTCTTCCGCGCGCTCGACGCCCAGGTCTTCGGCGGCGACGTCGCCGCCGTCACGCTCGTCTTTCTGGCCATCGCCGTCGTCGTGGGTTTTTTTTGCGCCCGCCACAGGATCGGCCGGTACTGGTATGCCGTCGGAGGCAACGAGGAGGCTGCGCGATTGTCCGGCGTCCCGGTGCGCGCCACGAAGATCCTCGCTTACGTGATCTCCGGCCTCTGCGCGGCGGCTGCCGGCATCTGCCAGGCGGCGCAGGAGCAGCAGGGCGACCCCGAGGCGGGCGTCACGTACGAGCTCACGGCCATTGCGATGGTCGTCATCGGCGGCACGAGCCTCAAGGGCGGCCGCGGGGGGATGGGGCTCACGTTGCTCGGCATCTTGACCATTGGTTACCTCGACAAGATCCTCAGCATCAACGCCGTGCCGGAGGCGAGCCGGCTGATGCTCACGGGCGCCATCGTGATCGTCGCGGCGGTCGCCCAGAAGAACTCCTGA
- a CDS encoding glutathione S-transferase family protein, with protein MSSPLLVTITFSHYCEKARWTLDRAGIPYRESGHLPAFHALAVRRAGGRRSAPSLITDEGAINDSTDIARWADRRAPEANLYGKTEVERREIEALEDHFDEDLGPHTRRWVYFYMLPDSDLVKRLSAMQPAPALEKRLLPIFFPVVRVGMRKAMRITADGAERSLGKIERMFEEIGKKVEDGRPFLVGDALTMADITFASLAAVVLAPPEYGAPLCSLDALPAEATSRMRAWQETPAGKFVARVFRDWRRARA; from the coding sequence ATGTCTTCCCCTCTGCTCGTCACGATCACCTTCAGCCACTACTGCGAGAAGGCTCGGTGGACGCTCGATCGCGCGGGCATCCCGTACCGCGAGTCCGGCCACCTGCCCGCCTTCCACGCGCTCGCCGTGCGCCGCGCGGGGGGTCGTCGCAGCGCGCCGTCGCTCATCACGGACGAGGGCGCGATCAACGACTCGACGGACATCGCCAGGTGGGCCGACCGCCGCGCGCCCGAGGCGAACCTCTACGGGAAAACCGAGGTCGAGCGCCGCGAGATCGAGGCGCTCGAGGATCACTTCGACGAGGACCTCGGGCCACACACCCGGCGGTGGGTCTACTTCTACATGCTGCCGGACAGCGACCTCGTGAAACGCCTGTCGGCCATGCAGCCCGCGCCGGCGCTCGAGAAGCGGCTGCTGCCGATCTTTTTCCCCGTCGTCCGCGTCGGCATGCGCAAGGCCATGCGCATCACGGCCGACGGCGCCGAGCGATCCCTCGGCAAGATCGAGCGGATGTTCGAGGAGATCGGCAAGAAGGTCGAAGACGGCCGCCCCTTCCTGGTCGGCGACGCCTTGACCATGGCCGACATCACCTTCGCGAGCCTCGCCGCGGTGGTCCTGGCCCCGCCGGAGTACGGCGCACCACTCTGCTCGCTCGACGCGTTGCCCGCGGAGGCCACCTCACGGATGCGCGCCTGGCAAGAAACACCCGCAGGGAAGTTCGTGGCCCGGGTGTTCCGGGATTGGCGGCGGGCGCGAGCCTGA
- a CDS encoding AAA family ATPase: protein MLLQFAVENFLSFREPMTLSLLATPGVEHDARQVLAGPEEREVLRCAAIYGANASGKSNLVKAIEFARRLILTGTRSAEPIGVRPFKLDEACRNAPSRFELEIGAGKSRYSYGFEVSERRVHSEWLFVATDGTEAKLFERSTDETDASSIEIGDALCSSDHRRQFLNFVAEGTRPNQLFLCEANERNATEFSQLISSVRELMVISPVTRARQLGHRLDVDESFRTFMGSLMYAAGTGIEELRVERIDPDDIDPMTTMQIALRGETVNEISAHTAGPVVLAFLQIKFAHRDRDGKQVLFSAEEESDGTRRLLHLGPSIYRDGFCYVIDELERSLHPLLTRMFLERFLAQGAIPDATPSQLIFTTHDTNLLDLSLLSRDSIWFTEKDPSGASTLYSLADFNPEQLADLGKNLENGYLQGRFGAIPFFGNLTRLISQGGRGS from the coding sequence ATGTTGCTGCAGTTCGCCGTCGAGAACTTCCTGTCCTTCCGAGAACCGATGACGCTGAGCTTGCTTGCGACACCAGGTGTCGAGCACGACGCTCGGCAGGTGCTCGCCGGGCCAGAAGAGCGAGAAGTTCTCCGCTGTGCAGCGATCTACGGAGCGAATGCTTCTGGGAAGTCGAACCTGGTCAAGGCCATCGAGTTCGCAAGGCGCCTGATCCTGACGGGTACGCGGAGCGCGGAGCCGATTGGAGTGAGGCCGTTCAAGCTGGACGAAGCTTGTCGCAATGCTCCTTCACGGTTCGAGCTCGAGATTGGCGCAGGAAAATCACGTTACTCGTACGGCTTCGAGGTGTCAGAAAGGCGTGTTCATAGTGAGTGGCTGTTCGTTGCCACGGATGGCACCGAGGCGAAACTGTTCGAGCGGAGCACGGATGAGACCGACGCGTCCAGCATCGAGATCGGTGACGCATTGTGCTCCAGTGATCACAGACGCCAATTCTTGAATTTCGTCGCGGAGGGTACGCGACCCAATCAGCTTTTTTTATGCGAAGCCAACGAGCGCAACGCGACGGAATTCAGCCAGCTCATTTCGAGCGTTCGCGAGTTGATGGTCATATCACCAGTGACCCGGGCGAGACAGCTGGGGCACAGACTCGACGTCGACGAGTCTTTTCGCACGTTCATGGGTTCCCTGATGTATGCGGCGGGCACTGGCATCGAAGAGCTGCGCGTCGAGCGCATCGACCCGGACGACATCGATCCGATGACCACGATGCAGATCGCCCTTCGTGGTGAAACGGTCAACGAGATATCGGCGCATACCGCCGGCCCGGTGGTGCTCGCGTTTCTACAGATAAAGTTCGCGCATCGCGATCGGGATGGGAAGCAGGTTCTCTTCTCGGCGGAGGAAGAGTCCGACGGTACCAGGCGATTGCTTCATCTCGGCCCATCGATTTATCGTGACGGCTTCTGTTACGTCATCGACGAGCTGGAGCGTAGCCTGCACCCGCTCCTCACGCGTATGTTCTTGGAACGTTTCCTTGCGCAGGGAGCGATCCCTGACGCCACGCCGAGTCAGCTCATCTTCACCACACACGACACCAACCTGCTCGACCTGTCCCTCTTGAGCCGCGACTCCATCTGGTTCACCGAAAAAGACCCCAGTGGCGCCAGCACACTTTATTCGCTCGCGGACTTCAATCCCGAGCAGTTGGCGGACCTCGGAAAAAATCTCGAAAATGGATACCTGCAAGGGCGGTTCGGAGCGATCCCCTTCTTCGGCAATCTCACGCGACTGATCTCTCAAGGCGGCAGGGGGAGTTGA
- a CDS encoding peroxidase, FMP-type — protein sequence MSIPTTPQPPYPTYTDAILREPANYGVLAQLEGTWVNNNPTKSPVGWGLHTTCMPSPGTNSETIFGIFHFLCDDYTEELTFTLVDGGVRNRGGTNEQFVGAVKYNQSIQRVRDGVGIHEEDGMYLWLNQMYNHPADEQSVLEDNGYPGISIGAGSNGPNFVPPYSIARSGTIPHGNAILLTGGFQVVSDGKPEFPSGLAAWQIPFLSMSSSMGVSEKDPIDLDKPAPDWVHDKTLPVRDPDGNRTYFQRILADSHYPYSARPDLRLRDVIKDQNIKGYTLIELSTQHDGGPQGGILNTPFVQRFARPADMKLRMWIETVIEDGKEILQLQYEQIIFFEFMFGSSGKTTRWPHIQINTLRKKT from the coding sequence ATGTCGATTCCCACGACCCCCCAGCCCCCTTATCCCACGTACACCGATGCGATCCTGCGCGAGCCGGCCAATTACGGCGTGCTCGCGCAGCTCGAAGGCACCTGGGTCAACAACAACCCGACCAAGAGCCCTGTCGGCTGGGGACTGCACACCACCTGCATGCCCTCCCCCGGCACCAACTCGGAGACCATCTTCGGCATCTTCCACTTCCTCTGCGACGACTACACGGAGGAGCTCACCTTCACCCTGGTGGACGGCGGCGTTCGCAACCGCGGCGGGACCAATGAGCAGTTCGTCGGCGCGGTCAAGTACAACCAGAGCATCCAGCGGGTCCGGGACGGGGTCGGGATCCACGAAGAAGACGGGATGTATCTGTGGCTGAATCAGATGTACAACCACCCGGCGGACGAACAATCCGTGCTGGAGGACAACGGCTACCCCGGCATCTCGATCGGCGCGGGCTCGAACGGCCCCAATTTCGTGCCGCCCTATTCCATCGCGCGGAGCGGCACGATCCCGCACGGCAACGCGATCCTGCTGACCGGGGGCTTCCAGGTCGTCAGTGACGGGAAACCCGAGTTTCCGAGTGGCCTCGCCGCGTGGCAGATCCCGTTTCTCTCGATGTCGTCGAGCATGGGCGTCTCCGAGAAGGATCCGATCGACCTCGACAAGCCGGCGCCGGACTGGGTGCATGACAAGACGCTGCCGGTGCGCGACCCCGACGGCAATCGCACCTACTTCCAGCGGATCCTGGCGGACAGCCATTACCCCTACTCGGCCCGCCCGGACCTGCGCCTGCGCGACGTGATCAAGGACCAGAACATCAAGGGGTATACCTTGATCGAGCTCTCCACCCAGCACGACGGCGGCCCGCAGGGCGGGATCTTGAATACCCCGTTCGTCCAGCGCTTCGCCCGCCCCGCCGACATGAAGCTGCGTATGTGGATCGAGACCGTGATCGAAGACGGGAAGGAGATCCTTCAACTGCAATACGAGCAGATCATCTTCTTCGAGTTCATGTTCGGCTCGAGCGGCAAGACCACCCGCTGGCCCCACATCCAGATCAACACCTTGCGCAAGAAGACCTGA
- a CDS encoding class I SAM-dependent methyltransferase yields the protein MGFDFEEARRSWDAHAEKEEAWLRSPSVNRALRIREIERRLDGVRTILDVGGGTGAFSLPLAQRGFEVVHVDFSPAMLDIARRKAGGAGNIRFVEANAVDLSMFADRSFDLVLNMDGPISASGAEAPRVLGESCRVARRTLIVTAAHGAWAFLRRVRGRPIEAEIRTFLAAELRETLEAHGMTVLRAGGLGSLAHLCGDDFVKGVLADAGRVEAFLDECERFDAEVLPEGPGTNDDTGLIGVAERG from the coding sequence ATGGGTTTCGATTTCGAGGAGGCGAGGCGGAGCTGGGACGCGCATGCGGAGAAGGAGGAGGCGTGGCTGCGCTCGCCTTCGGTCAACCGAGCGCTGCGCATTCGTGAAATCGAGCGGCGCCTCGACGGCGTGCGGACGATCCTGGACGTCGGCGGCGGTACGGGCGCCTTCTCGCTCCCCCTCGCGCAGCGGGGGTTCGAGGTCGTCCACGTCGATTTCTCGCCGGCCATGCTGGACATCGCGCGCCGCAAGGCGGGCGGGGCGGGCAACATCCGGTTCGTGGAGGCCAACGCGGTGGATCTCTCGATGTTCGCGGATCGATCGTTCGACCTCGTGCTGAACATGGACGGCCCGATCTCGGCGTCCGGCGCGGAGGCGCCGCGCGTGCTCGGCGAGAGCTGTCGCGTGGCGCGACGAACGCTGATCGTGACGGCGGCCCACGGCGCGTGGGCGTTTTTGCGGAGGGTGCGTGGTCGTCCCATTGAGGCGGAGATACGCACGTTCCTGGCCGCAGAGCTCCGGGAGACGCTCGAGGCGCACGGAATGACGGTGCTCCGCGCCGGGGGGCTCGGCTCGCTCGCGCATCTGTGCGGGGACGATTTCGTGAAGGGCGTGCTGGCGGACGCGGGGCGGGTGGAGGCGTTCCTGGACGAATGCGAGCGGTTCGATGCGGAGGTGTTGCCAGAGGGACCGGGGACCAATGACGATACGGGGCTGATCGGGGTCGCGGAGCGCGGGTAG